Below is a genomic region from Deltaproteobacteria bacterium.
AGTTCAAAGGGTCTGCTATCGCGAAAAAACTGGGTCTCATTGGTAGATATGGCCTCAATGATCTTCTCTTTAATAGATTTTGTAGCGTCCAATATGGCTTTTTGATGCAGTTCAGCATATGAGGAACAGCCCACTTCTTCAGCAACAGGCCCGAGCCTTGTCTCAATCAGATACGCCTTGCTCTGATCGAGATGAATCCCGGACACGTCCTTCACGTACTTGGCAATAGTCTTCATTTCATCTGGAGTTGTTTTTTGCATTGGTTTCCTCAACAAGACTAATGCCTAATCGTCTTGACAATCTCCCCTGCAATCCTGTCAAGTGGAGCAACTAGATCCACAACTCCGGCATCAATTGCCTCCTTGGGCATTCCGTAAACAACGCAGGAAGCTTCATCTTGCGCGATGACGGTGGCGCCGTTTCGTTTCATCAGTTTGAGACCAAGCGTGCCATCTGAGCCCATCCCGGTCATAATCACTCCTGTAGCTCTTCCCACGTAGTGATGAGCCACTGACCTGAAAAGATAATCCACAGACGGCTTGCAACTGTTCTCAGGAGGATCATCGGTTATTCTGATAATTCTGGTCTTTCCATCTGCTCCAGCCATGACCTTCATCTGTTTGCCGCCAGGAGCAATGAGAGCTGTATTGGGCTGAATCGGCTCTCCGTCACTCGCCTCCCTGATCTCTATAGAGCACTTGGAGTTAAGACTCTTGGCTAGAAACTGTGTAAAGACAGCTGGCATATGTTGGACGATCAAAAACGGCACGTTCAGGTCGCCGGGAAGTTTTGGAAACATTTGCGCTAGAGCATTTGGACCGCCCGTGGAAATGCCGATTGACACAATCTCAGACTTTCCTCGCCTCTGACCCGCAATTGCCTTCAAGGCTTGAGCCACGCCAGTGGACCCTGATGCTCGTTTCTTTTCTCCCCCGGTTCCTGCAAGGTGAGGCCTGTCTCCCAGTATGCTCTTTATCTCTCTGCGACGGGCAAATGCTCTCAGCATGGGATCAATCGCGTTCTTTACCGCTTCCTTGCTCTCTTTCATGCTGCTGGTTTCCGGCTTGGGGATGAAGTCAAAGGCCCCGAGTTCAAGCGCCTTCATAGTCATCTCTCCGCCCTGCTGGGTGAGCGTGCTGAGCATGATGGCGCCCACATCGGGCGCCTCTTTCTTCATATGGGCCAGGACTTCAAGGCCATTCATTTCCGGCATTTCTATATCAAGAGTCAGAAGATCTGGTTTCAACAAAGCAATCTTTGCCACGGCTATCTTGCCGTTGTGGGCCACGCCCACTACCTGCACATCAGGCAATTCAGCCAGCACATCGCTTACGACCTTGCGGTACACTACGGTGTCGTCAACTACGAGTACTCTGAGAAGTTTGTCATTTGTCATTAGTCGCTAAGCCTCCTCCTTGAGCACCTCCTCCACGTCAAGGATACCGATCAGGCTGTTCTCGGTCTTGTATACCCCCTTAAAGAACTTTCCCTGAACACCGCCTATGTTGGCCGGAGGCTGTTCCACCTTTTGCCAGTCGGCCTGCACCACGTCGCTTAGTCGCGGCACCAGCAGGCCAATGTACTCACCCCCTGAATTCACAATAATGTTCCGGCAATCAGCGCTCAGGTCAGTTGAAGAAAGGCCGATTTTTTTCCCAAGGTCAATGATGGTCACGATCTGGCCTCGCAGGTTCAGGATACCCATGACGCATTCCGGCGATTGCGGCACTTTCGTCATCTCCGTGTGTTTGTTGATCTCCTGAACGTTGACTATGTCCATGCCACACAGCGCATCTCCCACATAAAAGGTTGCAAGTTCCACAACACCTTCATTCGTCTTGCTTTCTGCTGATTGTTCCATAGATTCGTACCTCCGTTTCGTTGGTTGAGCCGGTTTAGCCCGTCCGCCGGTTACTCCGTTGCCCGTTTGAACTTACTATTTTAGGCATTCTAGTATACAAGGCATTTATCGGTAGATAACCCGGCAACCGCTCACCAATTGAGCAATGACGAGTGAGCAATGACTAATGACTCAACCTGTTCTGAATACTCTCCATCAAGTTCTCCCTGTCCAGCTTGATCTGATAATCATCAATGCCGACTTCTTTTCCTTTTGCTATATCTCCTTTACCTGCCAGAGTGGTAAGGGCTATAACCTGCAAATGGGAGAAGCGCTCATCTCCTTTTATTTTCTTGGTTAGCTCAAAACCATTCATGTTTGGCATTTCTATGTCAGTGACTACGAGAGAGATCTCGTCCGCATGTTCCTCAAGAAGATCCCAGGCGACAATCCCGTCCTCTGCATCAATGACATTGTAACCACTGTCTTCAATAAAACCCTTGACCTGGTTGCGGAAAAAGTTGGAATCTTCGGCAATCAGGACGGTGAGAGCCCCGCCGTCTGATGTCTGAACAGCGTCTTGCTCAGTAAACCAATCCGGGTTTAAGGCCTCGACTAGGCCGTACATGTCTATCATTTGCGTGGTGTGTTCACCGATAACGGCAGAACCCATGATGCCCGGTTGTTTCAGGGTGGCGCCGTCGACTTCGATTGTTACATCCATTGCGTCTACTGGGCCTATGGCCAGGAGACCAATTTCTTTCCCCGCGATCACGACAACGATGACAAGCAGATCTTCTTTTTCCGCCAGAGGCTTAACTTGAGCCACCTGATCAATGCTGATCAAAGGAAGACTTCCGCCACGGTATTTCATCACCCTTTTTCCACCCACTTCTTCCACATCTTTTGCCTTGACCTTTTCAATGCGCTCCACCTGGCTCAGAGTGACGGCGAATTGTTCGTCCTCAGCGCTCCTGAACACCAGCAGGGACTGCATGTCTTTCTTGGCCGTGACGGCTTCAGCGGTTTCCTTGGCCACTTCAGCGGCCCTGTCAGTGCCTTCCAGGGAAGTCAGGCCCGCCATGTGGGCAAGATTGCCCACATCGAGTATCAGGGCCACACGACCGTCACCCATAATGGTGGCGCCTGCATATCCCTTGCAGCGCTTGAAGTGACGACCCAGGGGTTTCACCACGATCTCTTCAGAGTCGTGCAACTTGTCAACAACAAGCCCGTACTTTAAGGCTCCGGTAGTAACCACGACAATATTTACAGCGCTGTCCGCATGAAAGCGCCTGTCACGTTTCTCTCGCCGATCATTTTCAGTTGTCAGTTGTCGGCCTTCAGCCTTTAGCCTTGAGCCTTCAGCCTCTGGCTTTGAGCTTTCAGCCTCAATCGGACTCTCCTTTGATCTCCTGTCAGCTATGCGTTCTCGTCTCTCCGGCTTTTTTTCTCCGGCTTCCGGATCGATATACGTCTGTTCTATTCCCAGAACATCATTCAGACTGATTAGGGGGAGCAATTGCCCGCGCAACCTTACGACTGCTGCATCTCCTACTTTCTCTATACGTTCCTTGATTTGACCTGCCGGAATCCGAAGCAGTTCATCCATGTTCACCTGTGGGATTGCATAGTGGTCTCCTCCTGTGGTAATTATCTGACTCGGAATAATTGCCAGTGTCAGGGGAAGCTTTATACGGACCCTTGTGCCCTTGCCCAGTTCGGACTCTATGTCCACCACGCCGCCCAACTTGTCCAGGTTCGTCTTGACTACATCCATCCCAACGCCCCGGCCGGAGACGTCCGTGACCTCCTTGGCCGTGGAAAACCCGGGAAGAAATATCAGGTTCACCTTTTCTTTGTCAGACATGGTTCTTGCCTGATCTTCTGTGATCAAGCCTTTGGCCATGGCCGTGGCGGCCAGCATATTGCCGTCCAGGCCCTTTCCATCATCGATTATCTCAATATTTACTTGCCCCGCCTCATGAAAGGCTTTCAAGTGGATTGTCCCTGTTGCCTCTTTGCCGGCTTTAAGCCTCTCATCAGGGATGTCTATGCCGTGATCGGCCGAATTTCGGACCAGGTGCGTAAGTGGATCACTGATTGCCTCAATGATGGTTTTATCCAGTTCGACCTCTGATCCGTCAATGACCAGTTCCACTTGCTTGCCCAGATTTCTGGCCAGGTCTCTCACCACGCGCTGAAATTTACTGAATACGTTTCCTATGGGCTGCATCCGAGTCAGCATGATGGCTTCCTGGAGTTCAGAGGTAATGAGATCCAGGCGCTGGCCCCCCAGTTGAATCGTGCGAAAGTCCTTTGACTCAATGGCCTGAAGGAGCTGGTTTCTGCCCAGGACGAGCTCTCCGGCAAGATTCATGAGAGAGTCCAGCAGACTTACGTGAACCCTGAGGCTGGTATCGGTGACGGTTGGTCCCGCTTTAGAGGGATCGGCCCGTTGGCCGGTTGAGGCGGTTCCTACTGTCTGCTCAATCGGCTTGATCTCAGCTTCTTTTGGAGAAATCTCTTCTGCCGCGCGTTGCAATTCATCTTCTTCAGGCATTTCAGCCTCTGTTTCAGGTTCTATCCTGGCGCCAGCTTTCTCTACTGCCTCAACCTCGGCCTCTTTATGAACAACCTCTTCCTGAGGAGATGCCTGATCGATGAGCCGTGTGGTCAGGTCTTCACCAAGTTCATAGATGTGGTCTCCCTCGATCTCAAAGAGGGCATTGACCACGGTCGGATCCAGTATGGTGGCAAACAGGATGAGGAAGGGAAGACGATTCGACAGTTCTCCACCCTCAAGGGAGCCAACGCCTTCTATATCGACCTTGCTTTCCAGGATAATGCCGGATTTCTCCACGTCCTTTAAGACCTCCAGGGGGTTTTTGCCCTTGTTGTGCACATCATGAATCAGGTCGCAGTCCACCAGGTAGATAAATTTTCCCCCTTCCCTGGCATTGGAAATGTCGTATTCGGCCACAGAAAAAACGGTCTTTCCGCCAGGAAAAGAGATATCGAGCATTTTGGAAATACTCTCTTTACTCTCATCAGGCAGAGAGCCTTCGGCCAGACTTATCAGCGCTTCAATGTGCTCTGTTACATCTATGTCATTGCTTGTGGTGACATTGGATATGAGATTTCTCAGGGCATCAGAGGCGAGCAGGAGGATGTTGACTATCTCCGGATTTGGAACCATCTCCCGGCTGCGGATCATGCCAAGGACATTTTCCATCTTGTGGGAAAGCTCCTTGATATTAGTCAGGCCCATGAAGCCTGCCCCTCCTTTGATGGAATGGGCGGCGCGGAAGACCTTGTTGACCAGATCCTCGTCTATGTCAGCCCCGCTCTCTTCAATAGCCAAGAGGTCATTCTCAATGTCCGCAAGATGTTCCTGAGACTCTTCCATATACATCTGCATGGTTTCGTCCATTTCAATCGTCATGATTTTCCTCCTGAATTACTTGTCGTTTGTCACTTGTCATTGATCTAGCCCCGCCGCTGCAGCATATAGCCGGTTCGCCCGTTTCAAGCTGTAATTTTAGACAAGGCATTTCTTGTCGCCCAGCAATAACGCGGACACGGACACGCCCCACGGCCACGATACTCATTGACCTTTTCCCGTTACCCAGCCACCGGGCTCACTTCAAAATGCTGATCCAGCCGCATGGTTTTGAAAAGCTTGTAGATATCTTCTGAGACATTGGTGACCGACATCTTTCCGCCTGCCTTGCTCACGGAATTATGGGTGGCCACAAGCAGGCCAATGCCTACTGAGTCGACCATCTCAACACCCATAAGGTCTATGACCAGTTCTTTGACACCACCGTGAACGATTTTGAGCAGTTTGTCTCTGAACCCCTCTGCCATTGAGGCGACGATGTCTTCTTCTGGTTTAACGACCTCCTGTTGAGTCTTTTTTTTAGCTTTTGCCATTGATCCCTCCCATTCTTAGTTTTTGGCTCGTATTGTCAGGTTGCGAGCGAAACGAGTTACCTGACTCAGCCGGGATACAACTTCTTCGTTCGTTCGATTAGTCATTGTACGGCAATATATATGCCAATAAGCTAGTAAGACCGTTTGAACATTGTTTTTTACCTGTCTTTTTAGGTTGTTATCACCGAAAAACGGCGTGTGGGAAATCATAACAAAAATGGCAACCGGGGCATGCTGTAGGCACGTAGCGCAAGCCTGTCATTTTATTGACGGCAGACACTCATTTCTTGACAATGCGCGACCCTAGGGAGCAATCTTTTCCTCATAACGAGTCTGTTCCCTTTGTCGTTGAATTTCACATCCGCACAGTACTCTTTCATGATACCCAGTCCCCGGCCGCAATCAGAGTTCGGATCAGGGCTTTCTGCCAGGCATCCTCGCCAGTCGAAACCCTCTCCTTCATCTTCGATTTCCATAATGAGGCTGCCGTCCTCCAGTCGCAGCGCGCAGGAAACGATTTTTCGGCCATCACCGCCGCTTCCGTGAATTACCGCGTTGACCAGCGCCTCCCTCATGACCAGAAAAACGTCAAAAGTGTGTTCTTCAACATCCATTCTACGGACGAACCTTTTCATCTCCTCGGCTACCCTATCAATATTTTCCAGCGTCGCGGAAAAGCGGAACTCGATTCCGTCCGGATTACGAGAAGTGTTGAAAGTCATTTGTTAATCCGTTGGCCCGTTGAGCCGGTAGGCAGTAGGGAGTGGGCCGTAAGCAGTTTTCTCACTTTCTGAAACGCAGATTATATGGATTACACTGATTACGCAGACCCGCCTGCCGGACGGGCAAGTTACAGACCTGCCCACTTTCCCAGCTGCTCACTCTTTCACTTTCCCACATTCCCACCTCACAACTCACAACTCGCGACTGCTCAACCGGCTGACGGGCACAACGGGCCAACCGGCCAACCTGAAGTTACACCTCAACCCCCAGCAACACCACGTCGTCCTCAGGCTTGTCTGTGTTCCCCAGCATCAGGCTGACCAGTCTTTCAGCGGATTCGTCGATGGGAACGTCCTTCACGGCGACGCATCTTTCCAGCAATTCCGGCAGGGCTCCGGACCACACTTTCTTTTCCCCGGGCCTCTCAATGAGACCGTCCGTGTAGAAGAAAAACCTGTCACCGTCACTGACCTCGATATCCTGCTTTCCATAAAAAACGTTCGTGAAAGCGCCCAGAACGTCGCCGTCCATTTCTATAAATCTTGGCTCTGCGTCTTTCGGAAGATAAACAACGGGTAGATGCCCTGCGTTTACAATCGACATCAGCTTCACCTTCCGGTTCAACTTGCCGTAACATGCCGTCAGGTACTTGCCGTCGGATAGTATTTCCACCAGCACTTTGTTTATCATCACCATGCTCTCTACCGGTTTGTATATGGGCGTGCAGTTTTGTCTCAAGAGGCCCTTTACGGCGGCGGTGATGTAACTCGTGGCTATATCGTGCCCTGAAACATCTGCCACAAAATATGCGAATATCTCATCTGAAATCGGCATGACATCATAGAAGTCCCCCCCGGCCTCCAGCAAGGGCAGATAATAAACGCCAAAACAGGCCTCCGGAAGGTCTTCCGGCACCACCAGCATGGAGGCTTGGGCATCCTGGATCTGCCTTAGTTTTTCTGCCTGACTTGCAATCAGAGAGTTGGTGGCAAGAGACAGCTTTAAGTGGAGTCGCACCCTGGCAAGCATTTCCTGGCCGTGAAACGGCTTAGTTATGTAATCAACGGCTCCCAGATCAAAACCCTTAAGCTTGCTTTCTATCTCATCTCTTCCTGTCAGAAAAATGACCGGAATCGATGCGCTTCCATCGTTCTTCTTGAGCTGTGCGATGACTTCAAATCCGTCTTCTCCGGGCATCATGACGTCAAGCATGATAAGATCAGGCTGAATTTCAAGGGCAAGTTCCCGGCCCTGGGGGCCGTCACTAGCCGTGATGACCCGGTAGCCCTCCCCACGGAGGGCGATTTCCAGCAATTTGAGGCTCACCGGCTCGTCGTCAACAACAAGTATAGTTACGTCTTGTCTCGTTTCCATAAGGTTAAAAAGAGGGCAAGATCTGTGCCAGTAATGAAGCGTCACGTCAAAACAACTCCACAAATTTTCTTGACAAAGGAAAAAGCCAGGGATAAATAGAATTTTTTGACACAAAAGACTGACTGGGGATTTGCTTTTGAAGAAGAAGGGCTTCATAAGAATCAATCGGGACCTGTGCAAGGGGTGTGGGCTATGTATTGAGGCGTGCCCCAAAGGGACCATCATTATGAGCGAAAAGCTTAACATCAAGGGCTATCGCCCCGCTGAGTACACGGAAAACGAAAACAGCAAAAATCGCAAGTGTACCGGGTGTGCCCTGTGTGCCATAGTATGCCCTGATGTCGCCATTGAGGTGTTCCGTGGGTAAAAAGAGACTAATGCGTGGCAGCCATGTGATTGCAGAGGCGGCAACCCTGGCCGGGTGCCGTTTCTATGCGGGCTATCCCATCACGCCACAGAATGAGCTGCCTGAATACCTTTCCGGCCGTTTTGCCAAACTGGAAGGCGCCACCTTCATTCAGGCGGAAAGCGAACTGGCGGCAATCAACATGGTGATGGGAGCAAGCATGACCGGGGTGCGGACAATGACATCGTCTTCCAGTCCGGGGATCAGCCTGAAACAGGAAGGCATCTCGTACATGGCAGGCATGGAGCTTCCGGCCGTCGTGGCCAACGTCATGCGGGGAGGGCCGGGGCTCGGAAATATCGCCCCATCCCAGCAGGACTATTTTCAAGCCACAAGAGGGGGCGGGCATGGAGATTATCGAACCATCGTCCTTGCCCCTCATTCGGGGCAGGAGCTGGTCACCCTGACTATGAAAGCCTTTGATCTGGCCGACACTTATCGAACGCCCGTTATCCTGCTGGGCGATGGTCTCATGGGCCAGATGATGGAGCCGGTAACATTTCCCGAGCCCATCGACCCGTCCGCCCTTCCCAAAAAGGAGTGGACCCTTGACGGCGCCATGGAGCGGGACAGCCACCTGATTTGCTCGTTGCGCCTGGACCCGTTCAGGATGGAACAACACAACTGGAAACTTGCCAGGAAATATGCGGCCATTTGCGAACGTGAAACAAAGCATGAATCATATCTTCTTGACGATGCTCTCGTGGCCGTTGTGGCCTTTGGCACGGCCGCCCGCATTGCAAAAGGGGCTGTCAACCGCGTGCGTAAAAAGGGTTTGAAGGCAGGCCTTTTTCGACCCATCACACTCTGGCCATTTCCTGAAAAGGAGCTCAAGGCATTGACCCGTTCGGTTAAGCATATCCTGGTGTTTGAAATGAACTCCGGTCAGATGGTTGAAGACGTGAGGCTCAGTGTCGGAGAGAAGGCCACTGTTCATTTTCACGGCAGGCCAGGGGGAATCATATCCACCCCCCACGAGATCGCAGATGCAATAACCAGGCTTGTGTATAGGCATGAGCTCTGTTAAGGAATTCGCCGAATATTTGCCACGAATTTGAAAACACAATGACTAATAACTCAGTTGGGTGAAACGGTTGCGGCATGATAAAGCAGGTATTCAAAAGACCGGATGCGTTAAAGGATAACATCTTTCACTACTGTCCGGGTTGCGGCCACAGCGTTATCCACCGGCTCGTGGCTGAGGTGATTGACGAACTCGGGATTCGCGGCAAGACCGTGGGGGTTCCACCGGCTGGATGTGCCGTGCTGGCATATAATTATCTTGACGTTGACATGGGAGAGGCCCCGCACGGCCGGGC
It encodes:
- a CDS encoding response regulator codes for the protein METRQDVTILVVDDEPVSLKLLEIALRGEGYRVITASDGPQGRELALEIQPDLIMLDVMMPGEDGFEVIAQLKKNDGSASIPVIFLTGRDEIESKLKGFDLGAVDYITKPFHGQEMLARVRLHLKLSLATNSLIASQAEKLRQIQDAQASMLVVPEDLPEACFGVYYLPLLEAGGDFYDVMPISDEIFAYFVADVSGHDIATSYITAAVKGLLRQNCTPIYKPVESMVMINKVLVEILSDGKYLTACYGKLNRKVKLMSIVNAGHLPVVYLPKDAEPRFIEMDGDVLGAFTNVFYGKQDIEVSDGDRFFFYTDGLIERPGEKKVWSGALPELLERCVAVKDVPIDESAERLVSLMLGNTDKPEDDVVLLGVEV
- a CDS encoding 3-methyl-2-oxobutanoate dehydrogenase subunit VorB, with product MGKKRLMRGSHVIAEAATLAGCRFYAGYPITPQNELPEYLSGRFAKLEGATFIQAESELAAINMVMGASMTGVRTMTSSSSPGISLKQEGISYMAGMELPAVVANVMRGGPGLGNIAPSQQDYFQATRGGGHGDYRTIVLAPHSGQELVTLTMKAFDLADTYRTPVILLGDGLMGQMMEPVTFPEPIDPSALPKKEWTLDGAMERDSHLICSLRLDPFRMEQHNWKLARKYAAICERETKHESYLLDDALVAVVAFGTAARIAKGAVNRVRKKGLKAGLFRPITLWPFPEKELKALTRSVKHILVFEMNSGQMVEDVRLSVGEKATVHFHGRPGGIISTPHEIADAITRLVYRHELC
- a CDS encoding 4Fe-4S binding protein, with amino-acid sequence MKKKGFIRINRDLCKGCGLCIEACPKGTIIMSEKLNIKGYRPAEYTENENSKNRKCTGCALCAIVCPDVAIEVFRG
- a CDS encoding chemotaxis response regulator protein-glutamate methylesterase; this translates as MTNDKLLRVLVVDDTVVYRKVVSDVLAELPDVQVVGVAHNGKIAVAKIALLKPDLLTLDIEMPEMNGLEVLAHMKKEAPDVGAIMLSTLTQQGGEMTMKALELGAFDFIPKPETSSMKESKEAVKNAIDPMLRAFARRREIKSILGDRPHLAGTGGEKKRASGSTGVAQALKAIAGQRRGKSEIVSIGISTGGPNALAQMFPKLPGDLNVPFLIVQHMPAVFTQFLAKSLNSKCSIEIREASDGEPIQPNTALIAPGGKQMKVMAGADGKTRIIRITDDPPENSCKPSVDYLFRSVAHHYVGRATGVIMTGMGSDGTLGLKLMKRNGATVIAQDEASCVVYGMPKEAIDAGVVDLVAPLDRIAGEIVKTIRH
- a CDS encoding STAS domain-containing protein, whose translation is MAKAKKKTQQEVVKPEEDIVASMAEGFRDKLLKIVHGGVKELVIDLMGVEMVDSVGIGLLVATHNSVSKAGGKMSVTNVSEDIYKLFKTMRLDQHFEVSPVAG
- a CDS encoding ATP-binding protein, whose protein sequence is MTFNTSRNPDGIEFRFSATLENIDRVAEEMKRFVRRMDVEEHTFDVFLVMREALVNAVIHGSGGDGRKIVSCALRLEDGSLIMEIEDEGEGFDWRGCLAESPDPNSDCGRGLGIMKEYCADVKFNDKGNRLVMRKRLLPRVAHCQEMSVCRQ
- a CDS encoding purine-binding chemotaxis protein CheW produces the protein MEQSAESKTNEGVVELATFYVGDALCGMDIVNVQEINKHTEMTKVPQSPECVMGILNLRGQIVTIIDLGKKIGLSSTDLSADCRNIIVNSGGEYIGLLVPRLSDVVQADWQKVEQPPANIGGVQGKFFKGVYKTENSLIGILDVEEVLKEEA
- a CDS encoding chemotaxis protein CheW, with amino-acid sequence MTIEMDETMQMYMEESQEHLADIENDLLAIEESGADIDEDLVNKVFRAAHSIKGGAGFMGLTNIKELSHKMENVLGMIRSREMVPNPEIVNILLLASDALRNLISNVTTSNDIDVTEHIEALISLAEGSLPDESKESISKMLDISFPGGKTVFSVAEYDISNAREGGKFIYLVDCDLIHDVHNKGKNPLEVLKDVEKSGIILESKVDIEGVGSLEGGELSNRLPFLILFATILDPTVVNALFEIEGDHIYELGEDLTTRLIDQASPQEEVVHKEAEVEAVEKAGARIEPETEAEMPEEDELQRAAEEISPKEAEIKPIEQTVGTASTGQRADPSKAGPTVTDTSLRVHVSLLDSLMNLAGELVLGRNQLLQAIESKDFRTIQLGGQRLDLITSELQEAIMLTRMQPIGNVFSKFQRVVRDLARNLGKQVELVIDGSEVELDKTIIEAISDPLTHLVRNSADHGIDIPDERLKAGKEATGTIHLKAFHEAGQVNIEIIDDGKGLDGNMLAATAMAKGLITEDQARTMSDKEKVNLIFLPGFSTAKEVTDVSGRGVGMDVVKTNLDKLGGVVDIESELGKGTRVRIKLPLTLAIIPSQIITTGGDHYAIPQVNMDELLRIPAGQIKERIEKVGDAAVVRLRGQLLPLISLNDVLGIEQTYIDPEAGEKKPERRERIADRRSKESPIEAESSKPEAEGSRLKAEGRQLTTENDRREKRDRRFHADSAVNIVVVTTGALKYGLVVDKLHDSEEIVVKPLGRHFKRCKGYAGATIMGDGRVALILDVGNLAHMAGLTSLEGTDRAAEVAKETAEAVTAKKDMQSLLVFRSAEDEQFAVTLSQVERIEKVKAKDVEEVGGKRVMKYRGGSLPLISIDQVAQVKPLAEKEDLLVIVVVIAGKEIGLLAIGPVDAMDVTIEVDGATLKQPGIMGSAVIGEHTTQMIDMYGLVEALNPDWFTEQDAVQTSDGGALTVLIAEDSNFFRNQVKGFIEDSGYNVIDAEDGIVAWDLLEEHADEISLVVTDIEMPNMNGFELTKKIKGDERFSHLQVIALTTLAGKGDIAKGKEVGIDDYQIKLDRENLMESIQNRLSH